The Rhodoligotrophos defluvii genomic interval CGCCAAGCGCATCTCGGATGCGCTCGGTACCGCGACCGAGCTGCGTGCCCAGCGCAACTATGCCGGCCACCGGCTCGCGCCCTGGCTCTCTCATGTCATGGTGTCCCGCCAGGAGACGGCAAGGCCGCTGCTGACGCCCGGCGAGGTTATGCAGCTCCCGCCGGCTGACGAGCTGGTGCTCGTCTCCGGTCTGCCGCCGATCCGCGCGAAGAAGCTCCGCTACTACGAGGACCGCAACTTCACGACGCGGGTCGCTGCGCCGCCGGCGCTTGCCGAGAACGGCTATCGCGACCGGCCGGCGCCGCGCGCCGATGACTGGACAGGCCAGGTGCGTGGCACCGACACGCGATTGGCTGCCGTTGTCGACCGAGACCTTGGCCTATCGGAGGACGAGGGCGGGCTTCAACACCAGCGCCACCCCGGCATGGCCGAGGCTGAGGTCATGAAGCCGGCCGATCCGGGTCGCGACAGCGATCTCGATCTCCTCGATGACGAGGCTGACGCACCGGCCCAGAGCAAGGCCATGGACCGCGTACGGCGGCTTCCTGCCGTCACGCGCGCCTACGGGATCGACGGCGATCCGGGCCGGCGCGATGACGACCTGCTGCCGGGTTTCTGAGGTCTCGCCATGAAACCGCGCCACCACCTCTATCTCGACGACGAGCTGACCGAGCAGCTCGAAGCGCTCGCCGCCAAGCCCGGCTCGTCCAAGTCGGCGATCGTGGCGGACGCGCTGCGCGCCTATCTCGCCCGGCGCGGCGCCAGGGAGCTCGATGACCTGCTCAAGGTCCGCCTCGACCGGATCGGCAAGCAGCTCAGCCGGATCGAACGCGACCAGCAGATCGTTCTGGAGAGCTTGGCGCTCTTCATCCGCTATCAGCTGACCGTGACGGCGCCGCTCCCTGAGGCAGACCAGGCTGCGGCCCGTGCGCTCGGGCAGGAGCGGTTCCAGGCCTTCATCGATCAGGTGGGCCGCCGCATCGCGGGCGGTCGCACGCTCGCTGCTGACGTGCTTGCTCGCTCGTCCACAGAGGAGACGACGGGATGAGCACCTACGACAGCCATCCCGAGAGCCGCGAGCGCCGGCGAGCAATGCTGCGTACTGCCATGGGGCCAGTGATCGGCGCGGCGCTCGCCGACCCCGCCGTCATCGAGGTGATGGTCAATCCCGACGGCAGCTTGCGCCTCGACCGGCTCGGAGACGGCCGGATCGACACGGGCGAGCGGCTCAAGGCCGCCGAGGTTGAACGCATCATTCGTCTCGTCGCGAGCCACGTGCGGGTCGAGGTCCATGGCAATAATCCGGTGGTCAGCGCCGAGCTGCCGGAGACCGGCGAGCGCTTCGAGGGACTGCTGCCGCCGGTCTCGCTGGCGCCCTGCTTCGCGATCCGCAAGCCGGCGGCGAGGGTCTACACGCTCGACGATTATATCGCGGACCACGTGATGATGCCGCTCCAGGCTGACGCGCTCCGCAAGGCGGTTGCCCAGCGGCGCAACGTCCTGATTGCCGGCGGCACCAGCTCGGGCAAGACCACGCTGGTCAATGCGCTGCTGGTCGAAGTCGCCCGGCTCGACGAGCGCGTGATCCTGATCGAGGACACCCGCGAGCTGCACTGCGCCGCGCCGGATTGCGTGGCGTTGCGTACCAAGCCCGGCCTCGTCAGCCTCGCCGACCTCGTGCGCTCGACGATGCGCTTGCGGCCGGACCGCATCATCGTCGGTGAGGTCCGGGGGCCGGAGGCGCTCGACATGCTCAAGGCCTGGAACACCGGCCACCCCGGCGGCATCGCCACGGTGCATGCCAACTCGGCCCATGCCGCGCTCTACCGGCTGGAGCAGCTCATCCAGGAAGCGGTCATCAGCGTGCCGCGGCAGCTCGTGGCGCAGGCGATCGACCTCGTCGTCTTCATTCGCGGTCGGGGCCTGGCGCGCCGGGTCGAGACCATCGCGGAACTCGAGGGCCTCGATGCCAACGGCGATTACCGGGTCGTCGAGCTCCCGCCCGCCGCCCTTCACGCCCTGTGATCTCGAAGAGGAGATTCCGATGCGCATGTCCATCTACCGAAGCCTCGCTCTTCCGGCGCTTGCTGCCGCTCTCGTCGTCGGTATCGCGGAACCGACGTTCGCCGCCGGTTCCAGCATGCCCTGGGAGGCGCCGCTCGAATCGATCCTGCAGTCGATCGAAGGTCCGGTGGCGCGCATCATCGCGGTGATCATCATCATTATTACCGGCTTGTCGCTTGCCTTTGGCGACACCTCGGGCGGGTTCCGGCGTCTCCTGCAGATCGTCTTCGGGCTTTCGATCGCCTTCGCGGCGACAAGCTTTTTCCTCGCCTTCTTCTCCTTTGGCGGCGGGGCGCTGGTGTCATGACGGTCCGCGTCGAAGGATTCGAGGTGCCGCTGCACCGCTCGCTCACCGAGCCGATCCTGTTGGCCGGCGCGCCGCGCACCATCGCCATTGTCAACGGCACGCTGGCGGGGGCGTTGGGCCTCGGCCTCAGGCTCTGGGTGGCGGGGATCCTCGTCTGGGCAATCGGCCACACACTCGCGGTATTCGCCGCGAAACGCGATCCGCACTTCCCACGGGTTCTGGGTCGTCACCTCCGTCAAAAGGGGTGGCTCGGATGCTGAACCTCGCGGAATATCGCCGCAAGCCAGCGCTCCTTGCCGACCACTTGCCCTGGGTCGCGCTCGTGGCACCCGGCGTGGTGCTCAACAAGGACGGCAGCTTCCAGCGCAGCTTCCGCTTCCCGGTCCCGACCTGGAGAGCGCGACCGAGGCCGAGCTCGTCGCCACCTGCGCGCGCCTCAACAACGTGTTGCGTCGCTTCGGCTCCGGTTGGGCGCTCTTTTTCGAGGCGGAGCGCCACGAGGCGCCTGGCTATCCGTCGTCAATCTTCCCGGATGCGGCGTCGTGGCTGGTCGATCGCGAACGCCGCGCGGCGTTCGAGCAGGAATTGGGAGCGTTCGATAGGGAACCAGGAGCGCTTCACAGGGAGCACCTCGAGAGCACGTATTATCTGACGCTCCTTTATCTGCCACCACCAGATCAGGTGAACCGGGCGGAGCGGGTATTGCTCGAAGTGCCGCCCGGCGAGCGCGCTCTCGATTACCGCGATCATCTCAAGGCCTTCATCGCCGAGACGGATCGCACGTTCGACCTCTTATCCGGCATCATGCCGGAGTGTAGGGCACTCGACGACGCCGAGACGCTGACCTTCTTCCACGGCGCGATCTCGACCCGGCGCCATCCGGTTGGCGTGCCCGAGACGCCCATGTATCTCGACGCGATCCTGGCTGACACGCCACTCGCGGGCGGTATCGAGCCGATTCTCGGCGAAGAGCACCTCCGCACCGTCACGGTGCTTGGGTTCCCGAACGCCACCCGGCCCGGGCTTCTCGACGACCTCAACCATCTGGGCTTCGCCTATCGCTGGGTGACCCGCTTCCTCCCGCTCGACAAGACGGCCGCCAACGGCGCGCTCACGCGGCTCCGGCGCCAATGGTTCGCCAAGCGCAAGTCCATCACCGCCATCCTGCGGGAGGTCCTCTACAACGAGCCGACGCCGCTCCTTGACTCGGACGCCGACAACAAGGCGCTCGACGCCGACGCGGCGCTCCAGGAACTGGGCGGCGATCATGTTGCCTTCGGCTATCTAACCACGACCGTTACGGTCTGGGACGAGAGCCGTGCGGGCGCCGCGGAGAAGGTGCGGGCCGTCGAGCGGGTCATCAACGGCCGCGGCTTCACCACCATCCGCGAGACCGTCAACGCTGTGGAGGCCTGGCTCGGCAGCCTGCCAGGGCACGTCTACGCCAACGTCCGCCAACCGCTCGTCCACACCCTGAACCTCGCACATCTGGTACCGTTGTCGGCCATCTGGGCCGGGCCGGCGCGGAACGAGCATCTGGACGGCCCGCCGCTGTTCCTCGCCGAGACCGGCGGCACCACGCCGTTCCGCTTCGCCACCCACGTGGGCGACGTCGGTCACATGCTGATTGTGGGGCCCACCGGTTCCGGCAAGTCGGTGCTGCTGGCGCTGATGGCCTTGCAGTTCCGGCGCTACGCGGACTCCCAGATCACCATCTTCGACAAAGGCGGGTCGGCGCGCGCCGCCGTGCTCGCCATGGACGGACGGTACCACGCCCTCGGCAGCGGCGGCTCGCTGTCGTTCCAGCCGCTTCGGCACATCGACGATCCGACCGTCCGGAGCTGGGCCGCCGAGTGGATCACCGGCCTGCTCACGCACGAGGCGGTCGTCATCACGCCGGAGGTCAAGGAAGCCGTCTGGTCGGCCCTGGGCAACCTGGCCACGGCCCCCGCGGAAGAGCGCACCATCACGGGTCTGTCGATCGTTCTGCAATCGAACGCCCTCAGATCGGCGCTCGCGTCCTACACGCTCGAAGGTCCGTTCGGCCGCTTGCTCGATGCGGCCGAGGACCGGCTCGCCCTCGGCGACGTGCAGTGCTTCGAGATGGAAGAGCTGATGCATGAGGCGGGCGCGGTCCTGCCGGTGCTGACCTACCTCTTCCACCGTCTCGAGGAGCGCTTCAATGGCCGGCCCACGCTGCTCGTGCTCGACGAGGCCTGGCTCTTCCTCGACAATCCGCTCTTCGCCGGGCGCATTCGCGATTGGCTGAAGACGCTGCGGAAGAAGAACGTCGCCGTCGTCTTCGCGACCCAGTCGCTCGCCGACATCGCCGGCAGCACCATCGCGCCAGCACTGCTCGAGTCCTGCCCCCAGCGCGTCTTTCTGCCCAACGACCGCGCGCTCGAGCCGCAGAGTCGCGAGGCCTACGGCCGCTTCGGCCTCAACGACCGCCAGATCGAGCTGATCGCCGCGGCCCAGCCCAAGCGGGACTACTACCTGCAATCCCGCCGCGGCAACCGGCTCTTCGAGCTCGGTCTCGGTCCCGTGACGCTCGCGTTCTGCGCGGCGTCCGCAGCTACGGACCAGGCATTGATCGACCGCGTGCTGGACGACGCCGGTCCCGACCGATTCGCCGAGGCCTGGCTCCGGACGAGAGGCTTGGAATGGGCCGCTGCGCTGCTGGACGAGTTTCCCGGAAAACAAGGAGGACAGCCATGAAGCGTCAACTCGGCGCCGCCTGCTTGGCGGTGTGTTTCGCTTTTCTGCCGATACAGCCGGCTCGTGCCCTCTTCGGCGCAGGCGACGTCGTCTTCGACCCGTCGAACTATTCCCAGAACGTGCTGCAGGCCGCCCGCGCGCTACAGCAGATCACCAACCAGATCCGCAGCCTGCAGAACGAGGTGCTGATGCTGCAGAACATGGCGAAGCACCTTGAGCGGCTCGACTACTCTTCCCTCCACGCCATCGAGATGGCGCTCCGCCGCGTCAACCTGCTGATGGCGCGGGCCGAGGGCATCGCCTTCGAGATCGACCGGACCGAGCAGGAGTTCGCGCGGCTCTATCCGAAGGACTATGCGGCGACCGTGACCACCGACGAGCTCTCCCGCGATGCCCGCGCGCGCTGGGAGCATTCGATGGACGCGCTGCGGCAGACGATGCTGGTGCAGGCGCAGGTCGTGCAGAACGTGAACGCCGATACCGGCGAGCTCGCGCGCCTCGTCACCGCGTCCGAGGCCGCCATCGGCAGTCTCCAGGCGCAGCAGGCGACCAACCAGCTCGTCGCGCTGTCCACCAAGCAGCAGCTCCAGGCTCAGGAGCTGGTCGCCGCCCAATATCGCGCCGAGGCGCTGGAGCGCGCCCGCGCGACCGCCGCCCAGGAACAGGCACGCGCGCAGTTCAGCCGCTTCCTCGGCGACGGCCAGGCCTACACGCCGCGGCACTGAGCAAGCCGGGAGAGGCGACACGCCATGGACGACATCAACGTCATCGACCGATTCACACAGACCTTCATCACCTACATCGATTCGGGCTTCGGTCTGCTGACGGGCGACGTCGCCTTCCTCACCTCCATCCTGGTGGCGATCGATATCACGCTCGCCGGCCTGTGGTGGGCGATGGACGAGGGCTCGAACGTCGTCGCCCGCCTCGTCCGCAAGGTGCTCTATGTCGGCGCGTTCGCCCTCATCCTGAACAATTGGCAACTCTTCGCAGATGTCGTGTTCCAATCGTTTTCCGGGCTGGGCCTCAAGGCGACCCCTACAGGATTGACGGCTGATCGTCTGCTGCAGCCTGGCTTCGTTGCCGGAACGGGTTTCGAGGCCGCGTACCCGTTGCTCCAGCAGGCGGGCGACCTCCTCGGCTTCACAACCTTTTTCGACAACGCGGTGACGATCCTCGTGCTGGTCTTCGCCTGGCTCGTGGTCGTGCTCGCCTTCTTCATCCTCGCAGTCCAGCTCTTCATCACGATCATCGAGTTCAAGCTGACGACCCTGGCCGGCTTCGTCCTCGTCCCCTTCGCGCTCTGGAACAAGACGGCGTTTCTCGCCGAGCGCGTGCTCGGCAATGTCATCTCATCAGGGATCAAGGTCATGGTGCTGGCCGTCATCATCGGCATCGGCACTACGCTGTTTGGAGATTTCATCAGCGCGCTGGACGGCGCCGAGCCGAACCTCGAGCAGGCGATGTCGCTGGTGCTCGCCTCGATCGCCCTGTTCGGGCTCGGCATCT includes:
- the trbJ gene encoding P-type conjugative transfer protein TrbJ — encoded protein: MKRQLGAACLAVCFAFLPIQPARALFGAGDVVFDPSNYSQNVLQAARALQQITNQIRSLQNEVLMLQNMAKHLERLDYSSLHAIEMALRRVNLLMARAEGIAFEIDRTEQEFARLYPKDYAATVTTDELSRDARARWEHSMDALRQTMLVQAQVVQNVNADTGELARLVTASEAAIGSLQAQQATNQLVALSTKQQLQAQELVAAQYRAEALERARATAAQEQARAQFSRFLGDGQAYTPRH
- a CDS encoding TrbC/VirB2 family protein, giving the protein MSIYRSLALPALAAALVVGIAEPTFAAGSSMPWEAPLESILQSIEGPVARIIAVIIIIITGLSLAFGDTSGGFRRLLQIVFGLSIAFAATSFFLAFFSFGGGALVS
- the trbB gene encoding P-type conjugative transfer ATPase TrbB translates to MSTYDSHPESRERRRAMLRTAMGPVIGAALADPAVIEVMVNPDGSLRLDRLGDGRIDTGERLKAAEVERIIRLVASHVRVEVHGNNPVVSAELPETGERFEGLLPPVSLAPCFAIRKPAARVYTLDDYIADHVMMPLQADALRKAVAQRRNVLIAGGTSSGKTTLVNALLVEVARLDERVILIEDTRELHCAAPDCVALRTKPGLVSLADLVRSTMRLRPDRIIVGEVRGPEALDMLKAWNTGHPGGIATVHANSAHAALYRLEQLIQEAVISVPRQLVAQAIDLVVFIRGRGLARRVETIAELEGLDANGDYRVVELPPAALHAL
- a CDS encoding VirB3 family type IV secretion system protein, producing the protein MTVRVEGFEVPLHRSLTEPILLAGAPRTIAIVNGTLAGALGLGLRLWVAGILVWAIGHTLAVFAAKRDPHFPRVLGRHLRQKGWLGC
- a CDS encoding CopG family transcriptional regulator, whose product is MKPRHHLYLDDELTEQLEALAAKPGSSKSAIVADALRAYLARRGARELDDLLKVRLDRIGKQLSRIERDQQIVLESLALFIRYQLTVTAPLPEADQAAARALGQERFQAFIDQVGRRIAGGRTLAADVLARSSTEETTG
- the trbL gene encoding P-type conjugative transfer protein TrbL, which produces MDDINVIDRFTQTFITYIDSGFGLLTGDVAFLTSILVAIDITLAGLWWAMDEGSNVVARLVRKVLYVGAFALILNNWQLFADVVFQSFSGLGLKATPTGLTADRLLQPGFVAGTGFEAAYPLLQQAGDLLGFTTFFDNAVTILVLVFAWLVVVLAFFILAVQLFITIIEFKLTTLAGFVLVPFALWNKTAFLAERVLGNVISSGIKVMVLAVIIGIGTTLFGDFISALDGAEPNLEQAMSLVLASIALFGLGIFGPGIAAGLVSGAPQLGAGAAIGTAGAVAAGTLAGGAAALGVARTG